The Danio rerio strain Tuebingen ecotype United States chromosome 10, GRCz12tu, whole genome shotgun sequence genome contains a region encoding:
- the palm2akap2 gene encoding palm2 and akap2 fusion isoform 3 (akap2) (isoform 3 (akap2) is encoded by transcript variant 3), which translates to MKKKSPVHSEDDSELKRDRSLKTVSFFDSVSVISGGQSNMELGVQTETQQSYMSSGQNKVKHGGEGLDSEVAQEILYLDEVLEANCCDPRAEMTSNGTSSPDTESIRVHGTGPSVHTCDTTALNHHEVVLEGKKQTTFVDDNYNTKPNGHAAMIGNNGTRSPESPRTAMKKEARFELRPFHEEKKPSKLFDTPTEKEIRVKKVRPSEEVAELERERLELIRGQAVKKNPGIAAKWWNPPQEKTLEEELEPEQLESLRKYEERKQRKPETNRMPQAAPRQTTTFIQPEIANKEDVVMEEIDFSAARKQFLQMEQSKHPTVPKRNVAPQLYSAKPFFRTPEVTHVERSCGSVTVANQEGVTSYDGSEVTTVKAEKIYCCSGESFIPTKDGLSQNEMKDDDFTCARAVMTIVKDEDVDLCQRSFNSSHHTEEIDSGLDDLSLRSQDTTVLETLSNDFSMDNISDSGASNETMSAYLENSLGEYSFPSTPMATTPINGKHEISIKSPGDQIGTYQGDGLTEEELEYHAGILVQNAIQQAIAQQNDKWEPLQATQHSSPITERHVESVQPQPLVERPTVTPPPKVPSPLQEKETAPQITIAQATPVIPMNNYKPPSPSPPPNEKPEFSYFSKYSEAAELRSTATVTRAQETEVTSGPFKLRSRKQRTLSMIEEEIRAAQEREEELKRQRQAQTLHPPRAQKLKASTQPSKLVLTGKTAPGKIEKVRPAPPASPCSSDGALPSPLSDLGSDDSGGAQRPKNFMQTLMEDFETHKVKRREKAEDNSFVHSVTSEVLEATRVTRRKSNMAVRWEAGIYANQEDAEEEEEEEEE; encoded by the exons AAGTCCCCTGTACACTCAGAGGATGACAGTGAGCTGAAAAGAGACAGAAGCCTGAAGACAGTAAGTTTTTTCGATTCTGTGAGTGTCATATCCGGAGGTCAGAGCAATATGGAGCTTGGAGTTCAGACTGAGACCCAGCAAAGTTACATGAGCAGTGGACAGAATAAAGTGAAGCATGGGGGAGAAGGACTGGACAGCGAAGTTGCCCAGGAAATCCTTTACCTGGATGAGGTCCTTGAGGCCAACTGTTGTGATCCCAGAGCCGAAATGACTTCAAATGGGACAAGTTCCCCTGACACAGAGTCAATTAGAGTTCATGGAACTGGACCATCTGTGCACACTTGTGACACAACGGCCTTAAACCATCATGAAGTTGTTTTAGAAGGGAAAAAGCAGACAACTTTTGTTGATGATAATTACAACACCAAACCTAATGGTCATGCGGCGATGATAGGAAATAATGGCACAAGGTCACCTGAGTCGCCTAGGACGGCAATGAAGAAAGAGGCACGTTTTGAGCTGCGACCATTTCACGAAGAGAAAAAGCCATCGAAACTGTTTGACACCCCAACTGAGAAAGAAATTCGGGTGAAGAAAGTGAGACCCTCAGAAGAGGTCGCAGAGCTAGAGAGGGAAAGGCTGGAACTCATCCGGGGACAGGCAGTCAAGAAAAACCCTGGCATTGCAGCAAAATGGTGGAACCCACCTCAGGAAAAGACACTGGAAGAGGAGCTGGAACCAGAGCAGCTGGAGTCGCTTCGAAAGTATGAGGAGAGGAAGCAAAGGAAACCAGAAACCAACCGTATGCCGCAAGCTGCACCCAGACAGACTACCACCTTCATCCAACCTGAAATAGCAAATAAGGAGGACGTTGTCATGGAAGAGATTGACTTTTCTGCAGCTCGCAAGCAATTTCTGCAGATGGAACAAAGCAAGCATCCCACGGTCCCTAAGAGGAATGTGGCACCACAGCTTTACTCAGCCAAACCTTTCTTCAGGACTCCAGAGGTCACGCATGTAGAGAGGTCGTGCGGTTCTGTCACTGTTGCCAATCAGGAAGGGGTCACATCCTACGATGGAAGTGAAGTTACAACAGTCAAAGCTGAAAAGATTTACTGCTGCTCTGGAGAATCCTTCATACCCACGAAAGATGGATTATCTCAGAACGAGATGAAGGATGATGACTTTACTTGTGCCCGGGCAGTGATGACCATAGTGAAGGATGAGGATGTCGATTTGTGTCAACGTTCTTTCAACAGCTCCCACCACACAGAAGAAATCGACTCTGGGTTGGATGATCTATCACTACGGTCTCAGGACACCACTGTACTTGAGACGCTCTCCAATGACTTCAGTATGGATAACATAAGTGACAGCGGTGCATCAAATGAGACTATGAGTGCCTACTTGGAAAACTCTCTTGGGGAGTACTCTTTTCCCTCAACCCCGATGGCAACTACACCAATCAATGGAAAACACGAAATCAGTATCAAATCTCCAGGGGATCAGATTGGGACTTATCAGGGAGATGGTTTAACAGAAGAAGAGTTGGAATATCATGCTGGTATTCTTGTCCAAAACGCTATCCAGCAAGCCATTGCTCAGCAGAATGACAAATGGGAGCCACTTCAGGCTACACAACATTCGTCCCCCATCACAGAGAGACATGTGGAAAGTGTTCAACCACAACCCCTAGTGGAAAGACCCACTGTCACGCCACCTCCCAAAGTGCCATCCCCCCTACAGGAGAAAGAAACGGCTCCTCAAATAACTATAGCTCAAGCCACCCCAGTAATTCCAATGAACAATTACAAACCTCCCAGTCCGTCTCCTCCACCAAACGAGAAGCCAGAGTTCAGCTACTTCAGTAAGTACTCTGAGGCGGCAGAGCTCAGGAGCACCGCAACCGTCACTCGTGCTCAGGAAACAGAAGTGACCTCAGGGCCGTTCAAGCTGCGCTCACGCAAACAGAGGACCCTGTCCATGATCGAGGAGGAGATTCGAGCAGCACAGGAGCGCGAGGAGGAGTTGAAGAGACAACGGCAGGCGCAAACATTGCACCCACCGCGTGCACAAAAGCTGAAGGCCAGCACTCAGCCAAGCAAGCTGGTCCTCACTGGGAAGACAGCACCAG GTAAAATTGAGAAGGTTCGTCCAGCTCCTCCAGCCTCCCCTTGCTCTTCAGACGGAGCTCTGCCGTCGCCTCTGTCTGATCTGGGCAGTGATGATTCTGGAGGAGCTCAGAGACCCAAGAACTTCATGCAGACTTTGATGGAGGACTTCGAGACACACAAAGTCAAGCGCAGGGAGAAAGCCGAGGACAACAGT
- the palm2akap2 gene encoding palm2 and akap2 fusion isoform X13 produces MALQKSPVHSEDDSELKRDRSLKTVSFFDSVSVISGGQSNMELGVQTETQQSYMSSGQNKVKHGGEGLDSEVAQEILYLDEVLEANCCDPRAEMTSNGTSSPDTESIRVHGTGPSVHTCDTTALNHHEVVLEGKKQTTFVDDNYNTKPNGHAAMIGNNGTRSPESPRTAMKKEARFELRPFHEEKKPSKLFDTPTEKEIRVKKVRPSEEVAELERERLELIRGQAVKKNPGIAAKWWNPPQEKTLEEELEPEQLESLRKYEERKQRKPETNRMPQAAPRQTTTFIQPEIANKEDVVMEEIDFSAARKQFLQMEQSKHPTVPKRNVAPQLYSAKPFFRTPEVTHVERSCGSVTVANQEGVTSYDGSEVTTVKAEKIYCCSGESFIPTKDGLSQNEMKDDDFTCARAVMTIVKDEDVDLCQRSFNSSHHTEEIDSGLDDLSLRSQDTTVLETLSNDFSMDNISDSGASNETMSAYLENSLGEYSFPSTPMATTPINGKHEISIKSPGDQIGTYQGDGLTEEELEYHAGILVQNAIQQAIAQQNDKWEPLQATQHSSPITERHVESVQPQPLVERPTVTPPPKVPSPLQEKETAPQITIAQATPVIPMNNYKPPSPSPPPNEKPEFSYFSKYSEAAELRSTATVTRAQETEVTSGPFKLRSRKQRTLSMIEEEIRAAQEREEELKRQRQAQTLHPPRAQKLKASTQPSKLVLTGKTAPGKIEKVRPAPPASPCSSDGALPSPLSDLGSDDSGGAQRPKNFMQTLMEDFETHKVKRREKAEDNSFVHSVTSEVLEATRVTRRKSNMAVRWEAGIYANQEDAEEEEEEEEE; encoded by the exons AAGTCCCCTGTACACTCAGAGGATGACAGTGAGCTGAAAAGAGACAGAAGCCTGAAGACAGTAAGTTTTTTCGATTCTGTGAGTGTCATATCCGGAGGTCAGAGCAATATGGAGCTTGGAGTTCAGACTGAGACCCAGCAAAGTTACATGAGCAGTGGACAGAATAAAGTGAAGCATGGGGGAGAAGGACTGGACAGCGAAGTTGCCCAGGAAATCCTTTACCTGGATGAGGTCCTTGAGGCCAACTGTTGTGATCCCAGAGCCGAAATGACTTCAAATGGGACAAGTTCCCCTGACACAGAGTCAATTAGAGTTCATGGAACTGGACCATCTGTGCACACTTGTGACACAACGGCCTTAAACCATCATGAAGTTGTTTTAGAAGGGAAAAAGCAGACAACTTTTGTTGATGATAATTACAACACCAAACCTAATGGTCATGCGGCGATGATAGGAAATAATGGCACAAGGTCACCTGAGTCGCCTAGGACGGCAATGAAGAAAGAGGCACGTTTTGAGCTGCGACCATTTCACGAAGAGAAAAAGCCATCGAAACTGTTTGACACCCCAACTGAGAAAGAAATTCGGGTGAAGAAAGTGAGACCCTCAGAAGAGGTCGCAGAGCTAGAGAGGGAAAGGCTGGAACTCATCCGGGGACAGGCAGTCAAGAAAAACCCTGGCATTGCAGCAAAATGGTGGAACCCACCTCAGGAAAAGACACTGGAAGAGGAGCTGGAACCAGAGCAGCTGGAGTCGCTTCGAAAGTATGAGGAGAGGAAGCAAAGGAAACCAGAAACCAACCGTATGCCGCAAGCTGCACCCAGACAGACTACCACCTTCATCCAACCTGAAATAGCAAATAAGGAGGACGTTGTCATGGAAGAGATTGACTTTTCTGCAGCTCGCAAGCAATTTCTGCAGATGGAACAAAGCAAGCATCCCACGGTCCCTAAGAGGAATGTGGCACCACAGCTTTACTCAGCCAAACCTTTCTTCAGGACTCCAGAGGTCACGCATGTAGAGAGGTCGTGCGGTTCTGTCACTGTTGCCAATCAGGAAGGGGTCACATCCTACGATGGAAGTGAAGTTACAACAGTCAAAGCTGAAAAGATTTACTGCTGCTCTGGAGAATCCTTCATACCCACGAAAGATGGATTATCTCAGAACGAGATGAAGGATGATGACTTTACTTGTGCCCGGGCAGTGATGACCATAGTGAAGGATGAGGATGTCGATTTGTGTCAACGTTCTTTCAACAGCTCCCACCACACAGAAGAAATCGACTCTGGGTTGGATGATCTATCACTACGGTCTCAGGACACCACTGTACTTGAGACGCTCTCCAATGACTTCAGTATGGATAACATAAGTGACAGCGGTGCATCAAATGAGACTATGAGTGCCTACTTGGAAAACTCTCTTGGGGAGTACTCTTTTCCCTCAACCCCGATGGCAACTACACCAATCAATGGAAAACACGAAATCAGTATCAAATCTCCAGGGGATCAGATTGGGACTTATCAGGGAGATGGTTTAACAGAAGAAGAGTTGGAATATCATGCTGGTATTCTTGTCCAAAACGCTATCCAGCAAGCCATTGCTCAGCAGAATGACAAATGGGAGCCACTTCAGGCTACACAACATTCGTCCCCCATCACAGAGAGACATGTGGAAAGTGTTCAACCACAACCCCTAGTGGAAAGACCCACTGTCACGCCACCTCCCAAAGTGCCATCCCCCCTACAGGAGAAAGAAACGGCTCCTCAAATAACTATAGCTCAAGCCACCCCAGTAATTCCAATGAACAATTACAAACCTCCCAGTCCGTCTCCTCCACCAAACGAGAAGCCAGAGTTCAGCTACTTCAGTAAGTACTCTGAGGCGGCAGAGCTCAGGAGCACCGCAACCGTCACTCGTGCTCAGGAAACAGAAGTGACCTCAGGGCCGTTCAAGCTGCGCTCACGCAAACAGAGGACCCTGTCCATGATCGAGGAGGAGATTCGAGCAGCACAGGAGCGCGAGGAGGAGTTGAAGAGACAACGGCAGGCGCAAACATTGCACCCACCGCGTGCACAAAAGCTGAAGGCCAGCACTCAGCCAAGCAAGCTGGTCCTCACTGGGAAGACAGCACCAG GTAAAATTGAGAAGGTTCGTCCAGCTCCTCCAGCCTCCCCTTGCTCTTCAGACGGAGCTCTGCCGTCGCCTCTGTCTGATCTGGGCAGTGATGATTCTGGAGGAGCTCAGAGACCCAAGAACTTCATGCAGACTTTGATGGAGGACTTCGAGACACACAAAGTCAAGCGCAGGGAGAAAGCCGAGGACAACAGT
- the palm2akap2 gene encoding palm2 and akap2 fusion isoform X11, with product MVSIWMIFSAFLKSPVHSEDDSELKRDRSLKTVSFFDSVSVISGGQSNMELGVQTETQQSYMSSGQNKVKHGGEGLDSEVAQEILYLDEVLEANCCDPRAEMTSNGTSSPDTESIRVHGTGPSVHTCDTTALNHHEVVLEGKKQTTFVDDNYNTKPNGHAAMIGNNGTRSPESPRTAMKKEARFELRPFHEEKKPSKLFDTPTEKEIRVKKVRPSEEVAELERERLELIRGQAVKKNPGIAAKWWNPPQEKTLEEELEPEQLESLRKYEERKQRKPETNRMPQAAPRQTTTFIQPEIANKEDVVMEEIDFSAARKQFLQMEQSKHPTVPKRNVAPQLYSAKPFFRTPEVTHVERSCGSVTVANQEGVTSYDGSEVTTVKAEKIYCCSGESFIPTKDGLSQNEMKDDDFTCARAVMTIVKDEDVDLCQRSFNSSHHTEEIDSGLDDLSLRSQDTTVLETLSNDFSMDNISDSGASNETMSAYLENSLGEYSFPSTPMATTPINGKHEISIKSPGDQIGTYQGDGLTEEELEYHAGILVQNAIQQAIAQQNDKWEPLQATQHSSPITERHVESVQPQPLVERPTVTPPPKVPSPLQEKETAPQITIAQATPVIPMNNYKPPSPSPPPNEKPEFSYFSKYSEAAELRSTATVTRAQETEVTSGPFKLRSRKQRTLSMIEEEIRAAQEREEELKRQRQAQTLHPPRAQKLKASTQPSKLVLTGKTAPGKIEKVRPAPPASPCSSDGALPSPLSDLGSDDSGGAQRPKNFMQTLMEDFETHKVKRREKAEDNSFVHSVTSEVLEATRVTRRKSNMAVRWEAGIYANQEDAEEEEEEEEE from the exons AAGTCCCCTGTACACTCAGAGGATGACAGTGAGCTGAAAAGAGACAGAAGCCTGAAGACAGTAAGTTTTTTCGATTCTGTGAGTGTCATATCCGGAGGTCAGAGCAATATGGAGCTTGGAGTTCAGACTGAGACCCAGCAAAGTTACATGAGCAGTGGACAGAATAAAGTGAAGCATGGGGGAGAAGGACTGGACAGCGAAGTTGCCCAGGAAATCCTTTACCTGGATGAGGTCCTTGAGGCCAACTGTTGTGATCCCAGAGCCGAAATGACTTCAAATGGGACAAGTTCCCCTGACACAGAGTCAATTAGAGTTCATGGAACTGGACCATCTGTGCACACTTGTGACACAACGGCCTTAAACCATCATGAAGTTGTTTTAGAAGGGAAAAAGCAGACAACTTTTGTTGATGATAATTACAACACCAAACCTAATGGTCATGCGGCGATGATAGGAAATAATGGCACAAGGTCACCTGAGTCGCCTAGGACGGCAATGAAGAAAGAGGCACGTTTTGAGCTGCGACCATTTCACGAAGAGAAAAAGCCATCGAAACTGTTTGACACCCCAACTGAGAAAGAAATTCGGGTGAAGAAAGTGAGACCCTCAGAAGAGGTCGCAGAGCTAGAGAGGGAAAGGCTGGAACTCATCCGGGGACAGGCAGTCAAGAAAAACCCTGGCATTGCAGCAAAATGGTGGAACCCACCTCAGGAAAAGACACTGGAAGAGGAGCTGGAACCAGAGCAGCTGGAGTCGCTTCGAAAGTATGAGGAGAGGAAGCAAAGGAAACCAGAAACCAACCGTATGCCGCAAGCTGCACCCAGACAGACTACCACCTTCATCCAACCTGAAATAGCAAATAAGGAGGACGTTGTCATGGAAGAGATTGACTTTTCTGCAGCTCGCAAGCAATTTCTGCAGATGGAACAAAGCAAGCATCCCACGGTCCCTAAGAGGAATGTGGCACCACAGCTTTACTCAGCCAAACCTTTCTTCAGGACTCCAGAGGTCACGCATGTAGAGAGGTCGTGCGGTTCTGTCACTGTTGCCAATCAGGAAGGGGTCACATCCTACGATGGAAGTGAAGTTACAACAGTCAAAGCTGAAAAGATTTACTGCTGCTCTGGAGAATCCTTCATACCCACGAAAGATGGATTATCTCAGAACGAGATGAAGGATGATGACTTTACTTGTGCCCGGGCAGTGATGACCATAGTGAAGGATGAGGATGTCGATTTGTGTCAACGTTCTTTCAACAGCTCCCACCACACAGAAGAAATCGACTCTGGGTTGGATGATCTATCACTACGGTCTCAGGACACCACTGTACTTGAGACGCTCTCCAATGACTTCAGTATGGATAACATAAGTGACAGCGGTGCATCAAATGAGACTATGAGTGCCTACTTGGAAAACTCTCTTGGGGAGTACTCTTTTCCCTCAACCCCGATGGCAACTACACCAATCAATGGAAAACACGAAATCAGTATCAAATCTCCAGGGGATCAGATTGGGACTTATCAGGGAGATGGTTTAACAGAAGAAGAGTTGGAATATCATGCTGGTATTCTTGTCCAAAACGCTATCCAGCAAGCCATTGCTCAGCAGAATGACAAATGGGAGCCACTTCAGGCTACACAACATTCGTCCCCCATCACAGAGAGACATGTGGAAAGTGTTCAACCACAACCCCTAGTGGAAAGACCCACTGTCACGCCACCTCCCAAAGTGCCATCCCCCCTACAGGAGAAAGAAACGGCTCCTCAAATAACTATAGCTCAAGCCACCCCAGTAATTCCAATGAACAATTACAAACCTCCCAGTCCGTCTCCTCCACCAAACGAGAAGCCAGAGTTCAGCTACTTCAGTAAGTACTCTGAGGCGGCAGAGCTCAGGAGCACCGCAACCGTCACTCGTGCTCAGGAAACAGAAGTGACCTCAGGGCCGTTCAAGCTGCGCTCACGCAAACAGAGGACCCTGTCCATGATCGAGGAGGAGATTCGAGCAGCACAGGAGCGCGAGGAGGAGTTGAAGAGACAACGGCAGGCGCAAACATTGCACCCACCGCGTGCACAAAAGCTGAAGGCCAGCACTCAGCCAAGCAAGCTGGTCCTCACTGGGAAGACAGCACCAG GTAAAATTGAGAAGGTTCGTCCAGCTCCTCCAGCCTCCCCTTGCTCTTCAGACGGAGCTCTGCCGTCGCCTCTGTCTGATCTGGGCAGTGATGATTCTGGAGGAGCTCAGAGACCCAAGAACTTCATGCAGACTTTGATGGAGGACTTCGAGACACACAAAGTCAAGCGCAGGGAGAAAGCCGAGGACAACAGT
- the palm2akap2 gene encoding palm2 and akap2 fusion isoform X12 — translation MVSIWMIFSAFLKSPVHSEDDSELKRDRSLKTVSFFDSVSVISGGQSNMELGVQTETQQSYMSSGQNKVKHGGEGLDSEVAQEILYLDEVLEANCCDPRAEMTSNGTSSPDTESIRVHGTGPSVHTCDTTALNHHEVVLEGKKQTTFVDDNYNTKPNGHAAMIGNNGTRSPESPRTAMKKEARFELRPFHEEKKPSKLFDTPTEKEIRVKKVRPSEEVAELERERLELIRGQAVKKNPGIAAKWWNPPQEKTLEEELEPEQLESLRKYEERKQRKPETNRMPQAAPRQTTTFIQPEIANKEDVVMEEIDFSAARKQFLQMEQSKHPTVPKRNVAPQLYSAKPFFRTPEVTHVERSCGSVTVANQEGVTSYDGSEVTTVKAEKIYCCSGESFIPTKDGLSQNEMKDDDFTCARAVMTIVKDEDVDLCQRSFNSSHHTEEIDSGLDDLSLRSQDTTVLETLSNDFSMDNISDSGASNETMSAYLENSLGEYSFPSTPMATTPINGKHEISIKSPGDQIGTYQGDGLTEEELEYHAGILVQNAIQQAIAQQNDKWEPLQATQHSSPITERHVESVQPQPLVERPTVTPPPKVPSPLQEKETAPQITIAQATPVIPMNNYKPPSPSPPPNEKPEFSYFSKYSEAAELRSTATVTRAQETEVTSGPFKLRSRKQRTLSMIEEEIRAAQEREEELKRQRQAQTLHPPRAQKLKASTQPSKLVLTGKTAPGKIEKVRPAPPASPCSSDGALPSPLSDLGSDDSGGAQRPKNFMQTLMEDFETHKVKRREKAEDNSVLEATRVTRRKSNMAVRWEAGIYANQEDAEEEEEEEEE, via the exons AAGTCCCCTGTACACTCAGAGGATGACAGTGAGCTGAAAAGAGACAGAAGCCTGAAGACAGTAAGTTTTTTCGATTCTGTGAGTGTCATATCCGGAGGTCAGAGCAATATGGAGCTTGGAGTTCAGACTGAGACCCAGCAAAGTTACATGAGCAGTGGACAGAATAAAGTGAAGCATGGGGGAGAAGGACTGGACAGCGAAGTTGCCCAGGAAATCCTTTACCTGGATGAGGTCCTTGAGGCCAACTGTTGTGATCCCAGAGCCGAAATGACTTCAAATGGGACAAGTTCCCCTGACACAGAGTCAATTAGAGTTCATGGAACTGGACCATCTGTGCACACTTGTGACACAACGGCCTTAAACCATCATGAAGTTGTTTTAGAAGGGAAAAAGCAGACAACTTTTGTTGATGATAATTACAACACCAAACCTAATGGTCATGCGGCGATGATAGGAAATAATGGCACAAGGTCACCTGAGTCGCCTAGGACGGCAATGAAGAAAGAGGCACGTTTTGAGCTGCGACCATTTCACGAAGAGAAAAAGCCATCGAAACTGTTTGACACCCCAACTGAGAAAGAAATTCGGGTGAAGAAAGTGAGACCCTCAGAAGAGGTCGCAGAGCTAGAGAGGGAAAGGCTGGAACTCATCCGGGGACAGGCAGTCAAGAAAAACCCTGGCATTGCAGCAAAATGGTGGAACCCACCTCAGGAAAAGACACTGGAAGAGGAGCTGGAACCAGAGCAGCTGGAGTCGCTTCGAAAGTATGAGGAGAGGAAGCAAAGGAAACCAGAAACCAACCGTATGCCGCAAGCTGCACCCAGACAGACTACCACCTTCATCCAACCTGAAATAGCAAATAAGGAGGACGTTGTCATGGAAGAGATTGACTTTTCTGCAGCTCGCAAGCAATTTCTGCAGATGGAACAAAGCAAGCATCCCACGGTCCCTAAGAGGAATGTGGCACCACAGCTTTACTCAGCCAAACCTTTCTTCAGGACTCCAGAGGTCACGCATGTAGAGAGGTCGTGCGGTTCTGTCACTGTTGCCAATCAGGAAGGGGTCACATCCTACGATGGAAGTGAAGTTACAACAGTCAAAGCTGAAAAGATTTACTGCTGCTCTGGAGAATCCTTCATACCCACGAAAGATGGATTATCTCAGAACGAGATGAAGGATGATGACTTTACTTGTGCCCGGGCAGTGATGACCATAGTGAAGGATGAGGATGTCGATTTGTGTCAACGTTCTTTCAACAGCTCCCACCACACAGAAGAAATCGACTCTGGGTTGGATGATCTATCACTACGGTCTCAGGACACCACTGTACTTGAGACGCTCTCCAATGACTTCAGTATGGATAACATAAGTGACAGCGGTGCATCAAATGAGACTATGAGTGCCTACTTGGAAAACTCTCTTGGGGAGTACTCTTTTCCCTCAACCCCGATGGCAACTACACCAATCAATGGAAAACACGAAATCAGTATCAAATCTCCAGGGGATCAGATTGGGACTTATCAGGGAGATGGTTTAACAGAAGAAGAGTTGGAATATCATGCTGGTATTCTTGTCCAAAACGCTATCCAGCAAGCCATTGCTCAGCAGAATGACAAATGGGAGCCACTTCAGGCTACACAACATTCGTCCCCCATCACAGAGAGACATGTGGAAAGTGTTCAACCACAACCCCTAGTGGAAAGACCCACTGTCACGCCACCTCCCAAAGTGCCATCCCCCCTACAGGAGAAAGAAACGGCTCCTCAAATAACTATAGCTCAAGCCACCCCAGTAATTCCAATGAACAATTACAAACCTCCCAGTCCGTCTCCTCCACCAAACGAGAAGCCAGAGTTCAGCTACTTCAGTAAGTACTCTGAGGCGGCAGAGCTCAGGAGCACCGCAACCGTCACTCGTGCTCAGGAAACAGAAGTGACCTCAGGGCCGTTCAAGCTGCGCTCACGCAAACAGAGGACCCTGTCCATGATCGAGGAGGAGATTCGAGCAGCACAGGAGCGCGAGGAGGAGTTGAAGAGACAACGGCAGGCGCAAACATTGCACCCACCGCGTGCACAAAAGCTGAAGGCCAGCACTCAGCCAAGCAAGCTGGTCCTCACTGGGAAGACAGCACCAG GTAAAATTGAGAAGGTTCGTCCAGCTCCTCCAGCCTCCCCTTGCTCTTCAGACGGAGCTCTGCCGTCGCCTCTGTCTGATCTGGGCAGTGATGATTCTGGAGGAGCTCAGAGACCCAAGAACTTCATGCAGACTTTGATGGAGGACTTCGAGACACACAAAGTCAAGCGCAGGGAGAAAGCCGAGGACAACAGT